A stretch of DNA from Desulfosarcina ovata subsp. ovata:
TTCGGGAATCAGGTCCCGGACTACGTTGGTGCCCACGACCGTCTCCACGGAAAACCAATCCGACTGGTACAGGGAGGCGACGGTGGGAGCGTTGAGACTGGGCAGCAGATCGACCACCTGGGCCAGCTTTTCTTGCGGCACGTTCATCTTGATCCCGACCAGTTTTTCTCCCAGCAGGGCGCCTTTGAGCAAAAGGGCGATCTGTTCGACCTTTTCGCGCTTCTGCGGATCTTCCCAGGCGCTTCGATTAACGATCAGCTGGGTGTTGGTCTGCATGAGTTCGTGGATAATGCGCAGGCCGTGGGCCTTGATGGTGCTGCCGGTTTCGGTCACCTCGACAATGGCATCGGCCAGGCCGGAGACCACCTTGGCTTCCGTGGCCCCCCAGGAAAACGCCACTTTGACGGAGATATTGCGGCTCTCGAAATAGCGCTTGGTGAATTGCACCAGTTCGGTGGCGATCTTTTTGCCCTCCAAATCTTCAAGGGTTTTGATCGGTGAATCATAAGGGACCGCCAGCACCCAGCGGGCCGGACGGGCGCTGACCTTGGAATAGATCAGGTCTTCGGCCACATGCACATCGGAATCATTTTCGGCAATCCAGTCTTTTCCGGTAAGTCCGGCATCCAGGGTTCCGTTTTCCACATAGCGGGACATTTCCTGGGCACGGCAGATGGCACACTCGATGGACTCGTCGTTAATTTCCGGAAAATAACTGCGATCATTAACATTGATGGTCCAACCGGACCGTTTGAACAACGCAAACGTGGCGTTCTGCAAACTTCCTTTGGGAATACCCAACTTCAGCGGCATGGTCATTCTTTATAAACCTCCTTGGGATCAAAAACGGGCTCGCCGACAGTCACCAGCGACCCGTTGTCCACTTTTTGATAGAAGCAACTGGCATATCCGGTATGACAGGCCGCCCCGCCCACCTGTTCCACTTTAAGCAGCACGGTGTCGTTGTCGCAGTCCACCCGGATCTCCTTTACGTTTTGGATATGGCCGGATGTCAGTCCCTTGACCCACAGGGTGTCACGGCTCCGGCTGTAATAGGTGGCCCGTCCGGTTTTCAGCGTCTCTTCCCAAGCCGCCCGGTTCATAAACGCCAACATCAGGACATCACCGGTTTCAACATCCTGGGCAATGGCCGGAACCAGGCCGCCCATTTTTTCAAAATCGAGTTCAATCATTTGTTTTTACTCCATTCCCGTCCGTCTCCGACCATTCTTTGCCCGCCCCTCCATCAAAGCAACCATTGTTTCATTCATTCTGCCAACCGGATACAAACGATCCCATTTTAATGGGCGCCATCGGCCCGACAGAAGAAGCGGATCAGCCGTGTTCGGACAAATAAGATAAAACCGGATTATCTAATCAGATCGACTGCCGGAGTCAATCCCTTTTTTTTGCAACTGCGGGATAATCTTGCGAAAAATTATTTACTTTGTTAGGGTAATCCGATTAATCGTTCAATCCGCAAAAGAAGCGATAAAGGGATCGTTTACTACCGGAAAACCCGGCCTGCAGACCGGAAACAGATAACCGGACAGACTTTCTAATCCGCTATGACCAGAGAAAAAAGCACTTCGCAAATCATGAAAAACAGGGCTCGGCGAAAGCCCGGGGCAACCATCGGGCGACTGATCAAATGGTCACTGGCACTGGCTTTCGTCCTGATGTTGATGGGTACGGCAGCCATGGTCGGCGTCTACTACTATATGAGTGACGGTTTGCCGAAAATTTCGTCTCTGAGCGATTACCGCCCACCCATTATCACCACCGTATATTCGGATGACAACCGAAAAATAGCCGAATTCTACAAAGAGCGGCGAATCGTCGTGCCCCTATCGAAAATCCCGATTCAACTCCAACAGGCGTTTATCGCAGCTGAAGATTCGCGCTTTTACAAACACCAGGGCATCGATTTTTTCAGTATCGTCCGGGCATTCATCAAAAACCTGGAAGCGGGAGCGATTGTTCAGGGCGGCAGCACCATCACCCAGCAGGTCACCAAATCGTTTCTGTTGACCCCCGAACGCAGTTACGAAAGAAAAATTAAAGAGGCGATTTTGGCCTATCGCATCGACAAGACCTTTACCAAAGAGGAGATTCTTTACCTTTACCTGAATCAGATCTACCTGGGACATGGGGCCTATGGTGTCGAAGCGGCCGCCGAAAACTATTTCGGAAAGTCCGTCAGTGAGTTGAACCTGGCCGAATGTGCCATTCTGGCCGGACTGCCCCAGGCCCCCAGCCGATATTCACCTTTCCGCCACCCCGAGCGGGCCAAACAGCGTCAAATTTACGTGCTCAACCGGATGCTCGAGGAAGGCTTCATCGATAATACGCAAGTCACCGAAGCCATTGACGTCAAGATGGACATCAAACCCAGGCGAAACTGGTACATCGAAGAGGTCCCCATCTATACCGAACACGTCCGGCGCTATGTGGAAAAAAAATACGGCGCCGATGCCCTCTATACGCAGGGACTGAAAATTTTTACCGCCGTCAACATCGAGATGCAGAAAGCGGCCCGCCGGGAAATAGAAAAAGGCCTGCGCGATCTGGACCGCCGGCAGGGATACCGGGGGCCGGAATCTCACCTGGCCGTCGAGGCGATTGAACCATTTTGTGAGGAACAAAAGGCCCTGATCGAAAAATCCCCGCTGGTCGAAGGAAACTCGGTCAAGGGTGTGGTGATCGACGTGGACGACAGCGGGGGAAAAGCCACGGTGCGCATGGGGGATGCGCGGGGGATGATTCCCATCGATGATATCCGCTGGGCACGCAAACCCAATCCAAAACTGGCCGCCTATCAGGCTCGCGTCAAGAAAGTGAGCCGCGTGCTCGCCACCGGCGATGTAATTCTGGTTCGATTGAATAAAAAGACAAACAATGAAGAGTTATGGGACCTGTCTCTGGATCAGGTGCCTGATGCCCAGAGCGCCCTGCTCTGCATTGAGGCGGAAACCGGCCTCGTCAAAGTGATGGTCGGTGGCCGTGATTTCATGGAAAGCCAGTTTAACCGCGCCGTTCAATCCCATCGTCAGCCAGGATCGGCCTTCAAACCGATTCTCTATGCGGCGGCACTGGACAAAGGCTATACCGCGGCAACCGAAATCATCGACGCCCCCATTGTTTTTGATGATGAGGAGCGTGACTTAACCTGGAAACCGAAAAATTACGGAAAGAAATTCTACGGACCCACGCTGCTGCGTGAAGCACTGACCAAATCCCGTAATGTGGTCTCCATTAAAATTCTTCAGGATATCGGCGTGGATTACTGCATTGACTACGCCAGAAAACTGGGCATCACATCGCCCTTGGCGCGAGATCTTTCCATCGCCCTGGGATCCTCTGGGGTAACGCTCCTCGAACTGGTCAATGCCTATGCGGTT
This window harbors:
- the hisG gene encoding ATP phosphoribosyltransferase, coding for MTMPLKLGIPKGSLQNATFALFKRSGWTINVNDRSYFPEINDESIECAICRAQEMSRYVENGTLDAGLTGKDWIAENDSDVHVAEDLIYSKVSARPARWVLAVPYDSPIKTLEDLEGKKIATELVQFTKRYFESRNISVKVAFSWGATEAKVVSGLADAIVEVTETGSTIKAHGLRIIHELMQTNTQLIVNRSAWEDPQKREKVEQIALLLKGALLGEKLVGIKMNVPQEKLAQVVDLLPSLNAPTVASLYQSDWFSVETVVGTNVVRDLIPELLKQGAEGIIEYPLNKVI
- the hisI gene encoding phosphoribosyl-AMP cyclohydrolase, which encodes MIELDFEKMGGLVPAIAQDVETGDVLMLAFMNRAAWEETLKTGRATYYSRSRDTLWVKGLTSGHIQNVKEIRVDCDNDTVLLKVEQVGGAACHTGYASCFYQKVDNGSLVTVGEPVFDPKEVYKE
- a CDS encoding penicillin-binding protein 1A; its protein translation is MKNRARRKPGATIGRLIKWSLALAFVLMLMGTAAMVGVYYYMSDGLPKISSLSDYRPPIITTVYSDDNRKIAEFYKERRIVVPLSKIPIQLQQAFIAAEDSRFYKHQGIDFFSIVRAFIKNLEAGAIVQGGSTITQQVTKSFLLTPERSYERKIKEAILAYRIDKTFTKEEILYLYLNQIYLGHGAYGVEAAAENYFGKSVSELNLAECAILAGLPQAPSRYSPFRHPERAKQRQIYVLNRMLEEGFIDNTQVTEAIDVKMDIKPRRNWYIEEVPIYTEHVRRYVEKKYGADALYTQGLKIFTAVNIEMQKAARREIEKGLRDLDRRQGYRGPESHLAVEAIEPFCEEQKALIEKSPLVEGNSVKGVVIDVDDSGGKATVRMGDARGMIPIDDIRWARKPNPKLAAYQARVKKVSRVLATGDVILVRLNKKTNNEELWDLSLDQVPDAQSALLCIEAETGLVKVMVGGRDFMESQFNRAVQSHRQPGSAFKPILYAAALDKGYTAATEIIDAPIVFDDEERDLTWKPKNYGKKFYGPTLLREALTKSRNVVSIKILQDIGVDYCIDYARKLGITSPLARDLSIALGSSGVTLLELVNAYAVFANQGYLIEPAFITKIEDRWGNVLEEMNPSRERVIEKSTAYIITSLMESVVKEGTGKRVRALNRPVAGKTGTTNDLQDAWFMGYTPQYITGVWVGHDINKTLGKGETGSRTASPIWLGFMQAVLKDKPVRVFPVPEGVVFAKIDARTGLLPIPESRDTIFECFKEGTEPTEYTKRPNSIVDAESFFKSDM